GTGCATCCAGTCATGTCCCAGATGACTTTAAAAGGCAACACTCTTGTTAATTAGGTCAGTAGGAGGGGACATTTGCACTTGGAATATAATCCTCAATGGATTTCCAAGCCGATTTGAGTGTGGCACACCTGATCTGCTGTTCAACTTTATCACCTGAGACAGACACCAACATGAGTTTGCAGAGTTACAGAGACGAACAAAAGAGAACCAAAAAACCTTGCATCTGAAACCCCTTAGTATTTTCATGCCTACCTTTTAAGATAGCAGagacaattattttttaaagtgaacattaaaaagacacagcagAAAGTAAAGATTTTAGTGTCAAAGACTGTGCTGGACTGTAATGCTGACATTTGAAAAAGATGTAAGCAAAATGTGAACAAATCATTTCTAGCACCAAaacattaaaagttaaaaaaaaattaaaataaataaaatcaaaacagtGATCAATGCATATAAGATTTGTAATGCAGAATGAGTGAGATTTTTGGTCCATAGAACCAGGCTCTAAAAATTGCAACTGATTGTGAAGCTAATACTGGTGTATACAATCCAAACCCACAGCAAAATAAGGCAACATAaagaacatttatattaaaaaaaaaaacaaacaaacaaaaaaaacattcatttggCTTTGAGTTCTTGGGGAGTTTCTGTCCAGTGCAGTGCAATGGATATCCAGTGGTCTTTCATCCTTACTGAACAGTCCCAGGCCTGCTTTAAGCTTCAGATGCAGCCTGAGGTTTCAGCTGTGCTTTTTCCATGGCAGTGCCGTAGGGTGTTCTCTTAAAGAAACCCAGCTAAAGGAAAAATACAGTAGAGTTGCATGTTTTAATAATATGTATGAGAACTATGAATGTATGTGAACTACAAGGTAAATTCTTTTGTTAGTGCTACACTGAAAACATTTGGGTTTATGACCTaaagatgaatataaataaaaattcagcttTTACTTTGCTAATATTTACATCCATATGTGTGAAACAACAGAATATGATGCATTTTGTGGCAGATCTCCCATGTTTTGGTGAGCAAAATTATTGgttataaagatttttattttttaaaagaagaaaagaaaaaaaaaacttggttgCATATCCCTCGCTTCCAGTAACTGCATCAAGCTGGTGACCCTCAACTTTCTCTCAACATCATCACTATTGCAGAGATTAATCTTGGTTCCAAAACCTTTGCGTCTCATCTCTGCATCTGATCTTCCGATTCTTACTACTGAGGAGTGGATTGCTTCTTGTGATATagcttttctgtttctgttcttgaAGTCTTCCTCAAAGAGTGAAAAATGATACCCTTATCCCACCCTATGGAGGGTGCTAATAAGGTCACTCActgttgttttggggtttttcctCACAGCTCTCTCACTAGTTATTTCTGCAGCTAATTTGCTTGGGCCAACCTGGTTTATGTCTGGTTGCCAGTAAACCAGTGGTTTGTTTAACTTCTATGATATTCCAAAAGGTTGTATTTGATAAGTCTGATTGTTGTGTCATGGCTTATATTCTGCCTATTTTCTCACATAGACATCTCTCTGGGTTCCATGTTGTTTTACCCTTTTAACAACAAAAACTGTCTTCACAGGCAAACCCTAGGGCTCAAGCAGCCAGgaaaattaaatgtacaaaatattgAACCTTATAGttttttgcattgtgctgctgctacatgattagACAATTGCATgaaatgtgcaggtgtacaggtgttccggTGTTCAGTGGACAGTGAATGTATATTTTATCCAACTTTCAtcaataatcaatcaattattaaaaaattctttCAACATTAAGGTCATACTCACTTTATACAGAACATAGATGAGCAGAGCCAGCAACAAAAGACCAGCCAATATTGCCAAAATGATGATCCACAAAGGAACATCATAAGGACTGTCAGGTTTATTCCAAACCACAGGTGTTGTCATCTGAAAAAAACATATCTTTATgtaaaaatgaagtaaaatactCATAAAccttaaaataattatttaaatttattattgaaataaaaaaatatagcaGATGCATAATGGtataataattacatataattaCCATTTTAGAACCACTTGGAATCTCTTTGGGCAATATAGCATATGGCATCTTTTCCACCTTGTAACTAGCTACACACTCCAGAATaaaattcttatattttttcTGCAAGCAAAGACAAAACCCTATTAGAAATATGCATACATCATTCAGACttcttgaaataaaatgtaatactaCAAAATAAACCTCATTATTTGTTTAATAGACAGCAGGTGGCAGTATTCATTCAATGTAGTTCCCAATGAATCCCTACATTCCAATCAGATGAGAACTTGGGGTTTGCAGATAATGAATtttcaatgtgtgtgttaacttAAGCTATGTAGAGCATGTAAGGACTCTCTGTGTTCCTATTTAGAGGTAACAGCTGACTTCCTCAAGAGAACATCCACACACTAACAAGTTGATTTTACTGTTACTGGTTAGTGATGTGATTTCCCCGCCATATTTgccaaataaaaacattccaaCAATGCAAAACTGCAGATCATGATTAACACCAACATTTAATTTATGGAATGATGAGGCTGATGTTATGAAAATAGTTATAGAAACAATTATAGGAATGATagataaatggatttaaaaCATGTTCATAATGTGAACACACTTTTTTTGCATGTCCTTACTGAAACTTACCGTGTTGAAAGTCTCCCCCCAGATGCGTGAACGCACCTGAAGTATGGCACTGGTGCCTTTCTCCAATACACCCACATTACACTTCAGGGTCCAGCACTCAACATTGGAACATGACTGAAAAACAGTCAAGGCAGACAACACGGGGATAGAAAGTTGACCAAGTtgatcataaataaatattttctgggatagtcttttttttttttttacagatttatattaagAATTTTTTCAGCAAATAATCATGCAATGTGAATAAGAACATAAAATTGGTACGTGTTAAAACCAAGTTTTAATGAGAAGACCccataaaatgaataaaaaaaaattggaaggTTAGACAGACATGACAAATTTACATGCCAAGAGGTTTGACAAAAGCTAATGTTATTGTCACAAGGCAATAGAATGTTGACTTTAATTACAGACTGAAATCAATTTTTCTGGTTTTACAAGAATATTATGGGCATCTAACACAGTTGGCTTGAGAAAAGAAAGATATTAGTACAGTTgtatttgaaagaagagattgcATAAGGGCAGGAGGAAATTGCTAGACTTATATTACACTATCTTTCTTTGTGCATCTCTAACTAGGCACAATGTTAAATGTAGCTACAAAAAAAGGAACAGTTTAAATTGCTCCATTGGGTGTTCAACCAGTTagatagaaacagaataacaaaAGTCAAATGGCAAGTGAGgtatgtaatatgtaaatatttcctACCAAATTGGCTACTTTAACCCAAACCGGCATAGAGACAGACACCATTTAAGCTGGCTGGTCAGCCAGAGACAATCTTTAACCACACCTAACATGACTCACTTCATTCTTCTGTGCATGACTTAATGGTCTTGTGGTTATTAGTTCTAAAATAGGCAAGCCCTCAAGAGGATGAAAGTGTATTTGGAAAGTTCACTCATAATTAGTTTTAATACTATCAAGTATCTATTGAAACTGTATTTTCTCCCTCTGCCTCATCTTGTTTAATGGGGAAGATTTCTGTACTCTCACCAGGTTTGTCATATCAGCCAGCTCTCCCTTGTGTGTTTCACGCTTCTCAATGTGGTGGTTCAATAAAGGAGGTTGCACTGTGGACTGCAGAagctggagagagaaagaaacattgAGCGGAAACTTGACGCCCATTTGCGTAATCCAGATGCTGAGCTCACTGTTTAATCTAACCCACCCACTGACTCACATGGACACCACTCAGAATTTCACATGTGGCATTACCAACATTATCCAAACCTCGGTCTACTGGGAAACATTATGCATTCCTCACAAATCACACTAGCCTACAAATACACTAGATCAGAAAGACAAATGTAAAGAAACTAATGTTACAGTTTTTAAGAAGGATTGTTTAAAGATTGCTAGGGTATAGATTACAGGTTTGCTGACCTGATGACTGTGGAGTCTACAAGTGCGTCCAATCAAAGAGAACAGAGCCAGAGATAAGCACCAAACTCAAAAAACTTGTGACTGAGACTAATCATCCTGCGGAAGAGGATGGGGTAGTACATGTGTGCCTTGTGGGGCAGTGTATCTGGACAAGAGAGCAGTGGTGTGCTCCTTTGCACCATatgctggtgtgtgtctgtgtacaacAGAACTTTCTTGAACATGACAagtggttttatatataatgacTTTCTAAACATGGTGTTTGTGCTTTAGTGGCACAGCATGGAGGTGTTCGCTGTCTGAGAGGGTTGGTTCTGTTGGTATCAAGTTTtaatttaactcatttactaTCAAGCTATACATCTTTACAGAGAGACTGTATATTGTGACACATCTGCTCTCCCTTTCTATGTTTCTTTAATGAACATTTACATCCATGTAAGCAAAAATCTCAAACAGCACATTTAATGAATTTTCTCAAAATTCCTTACCTTTATGCTCATGGGGTTCACAATATTGTATGTTGTGCAGTTTACAGGCCCCTCAGTGATAATGTCCAGAGGGTACATAAATCTCTGGGAATGCAGCTTCATGGGACATTTCAGTTGAAGGAGTGTGTGACTAATACGGCTTGGACCATTATTTACCAACTGGAAAGGGAAGATTaaagagagaaagtaaaaaagtgaaataaaatttgttgatatttttggAATATCCATACATATAAAATCAAAATATCAACTAATTTCACAACAGTAAAGCTGTATACATGCATACGGTAGCTAATGTAATTATCAATTTCTATAAATTCTGGCAAGTTAATCATGTGTATTAATATGGACTATGCACATTAATTTAGGAAAATATTCAAATACTTATGAGTGGTGTCTTTTAAGGAAACATAGTGTTTGTCTGTGCCTTTTATAGAGGAAACAATCTAGCCAGAGATTTGTCCACCCCTTACCATTCTTAGTTAATACCGATAAAGTAATACATTTAGTTGGATTTACATGCAACCACATTTTCAAAGTAACTGAGGTTATTGTGCACAAAAAACTTCAGTCGATGTTCAAGGTGacttaaaaaatacatacagttgGGTGTTTATATGTCTGActctacataaaacaaaataatgattaaataacGCATGTAGTTAAGTATAGTCAATTcctatcatttttaaaaaattttctgCAGCTATGCACACAGTAATGTGATTAGTAAGCATAATGACTGGCGTCCAGGGTATTAGACACAGCAAGAGTCCTTACCTCATAGATATGCTCCACAGGAGGACCAATGTCTTGCTCAACTGCAACATTCTTGGTCACCTTCCAGTATGGAGGTGGGAAGAAGATCTTATCTGGTCGGGACACTCTTCATCAGCAAGAGAAAGAGCGAGTGAGCAGGTAAGCACGAAACAGAAACAACTTTACAATGAGAGTACCAGTCAGACCGGTCCACATTGTTCCTGAACTCACCCCTGTAAAATGACATCTGCCTTGACCACCACCTCTAGCTTATATGGGACAACCTCACTCTGAGAGTTATTCTCATTTTTActatagaaagagagagaataagcaGGGTTGCAAAAATGGATTTGAATAGCTCCACATAGGTTACTCAGCATAGGTGTACATGCTGTAGTATGAGCAtttaattgtgtgtgcatttgccTGCTACCATACCTGCGAACCTGCAGGTCAAAGTGCACCACCTTCTGTGAATCCTGTACCCGAGGCACTGTGAAACGCAGACCTGCCCACAACTACATGGAAGATATTTAACAGTGACACATTTTCCATTACACTATAggtattaaaacattaatgcaATAGCTCTTAAGTGTGTGTACAAAATATCTCCTTGATATAtcctataaaatatatacagtatgaggaGGATGTGGTGGTTCAGGGATTAAGGCTTTAGACTACAGATcacaaagtgcaaaacccaggtccactaagctgccattgctgggcccctgtgcatggcccttaaccgcttaattgctcagttgtataaaataagatcaaatgtatgttgctctggataagggtgtctgttaagTGCCATAAATGTCagtataatattatattcaaataaagAATTCAGGGCACAATGATCAACCCAGTATATTATAACATATGAAAACTTACATTGGTGCCAGACTTCATGGGATTTCCTAGGTCACAGATGAGGTAGCGTGTCTGGTTCTCTGTCTCATAACTGCAAGTCAGCTGAGTCAGATTCTAGACAAGAACAAATAACAACTAAAGAGAAATGATGACTTATTATGAAACGCCCCTTCCCTGCAAATGTTAGACTTTTTTTCCAAATACCATGTAAAACCATGATTGCTTCAAACATTGCAGCAAGAGTTTGGGGAAAGTCCACATACTGGTGTGATGgacaggtgtccacaaacctttggctatAAAGTGCTATATACTCTTCTATATCTACAATTACTTCATGTGTCATATTTATTCAAGGTAGAagccacacacagagacacagacaaaccgacaaaaagacacacacgcacacaggtcTCCATGATTTACCTCATTATTGCGGGCAATTCCACTGTAGTCCGCTTCTGAGGGAAGCACCACGCAGAGCTCAGCTTCATAAGCACCACCTCCCTCATTACGTGCATTAAAAGTCAGGGTTAGTGCATTATCATCCCCTATGTACACTTCTTTCCTGtcactaaagaaaaaaacacaaagaaaatgtgATACACCTACTACAGTAATGACTATGGggaaatctaaaacaaaaacaaagttgaACTCTTGACTTGATTGGTATTCGGCTTTTagcaaaaatgtacattaaaaattCATATTATCACAAATGTTTGGTTGAGCCAGACAGCATCTAATTATTCCAGAATGCTGAAGTCCTGAATTCTCGAATTCTTCTCAAACACAGCTTCAAGGAAGTCCTTCCACAGAGAAAAAATATGTTTCCTATGTAGCAATACAGCCATACAAGCATCAGAACACATGCTGTGGTTGTAAAACACCGCCTtctcatcccccccccccccccaaataccCTCCTCTATTGTGTCACTGCACCTTCCCCTACTTTTTCTCCACAGCACCAAGCACAACAGCAAAATTCCATACAAAGGCCACACAGATGCTTTCAATTATTACTTGGCCTTGTAAAGCTGTGTTGAAGCAAAATTTGAATACATGTGATGGACTATAAGCTGCAAGAGCCCCAATAGCCTGGTTTAAAATATCACCTATGAGACAATACATTGCACATTTTTAGATTTAACATTcctataatatatttacatacatcaTAGCATCCTATTCAGCTAATGTGGCCTTTGTAAGATAATGACAGGAAAAAACTTACGCACATGGAAACAATTTCATATGAAATGAGCAGTTAAACTTGATGAATATCCTAAACCTGGTGCTAAGAGCAGAACTGTGGTAAACTACCACAGTTCTGCTCTTAGCACCAGGTTTAGGATAGGCTTTAGGATAGGGAAAGGGCTTGGTAAAGATTATAGACATGACTAAAAGTTGACTTTGTCTCAAGAGGAAACCCCCTACACCCATTGTCTCCTCctacaaaaattaaataattaaaaaaaacttggaGAATCTCCAGCTCAATTTTCCCTGCTTTAGACAAATCACACTAAACGACATTCATGCTCAAACAATAACCAAGTAAATTAAAGGCCTTGTTTACATAAAAGTAAATATCATTGTTTTTGTAGAATTAAGCCACATATTtacaaaatcaaaacagaaGTACAGAAGCAGAGGAAGACAAAGCCAGCTGTGAATTTTCCAGGCCCAACCTTCATCTTATTTTCCACAAACCACCGGCAGCCAATACCAGAATGTGAAGCACAGCACTCCTTCCTGTTTTCAcaatgaacagtgtgtgtgtgtgtgtgtgtgtgtgtgtgtgtgtgtgtgtgtgtgtgtaccattaCTAATGTCACATTGGTACAGgaacatttttacttttaatgatTAATCAATTCTATGCaattcatcaaacaaatttacaaaaaaaaatttttgattttctcaTTTGCATGTTTATTAGGGTATTGTTTTCCATGTGTTTTCCAGGCACTGCAGATTGTTTACCAACTACATAAACACAAGGCCTGAATCACGTTAAGTGGTCAACAGTGCATGTAGAATATGCTTCCTTTGGTAAATGACTTACCCCTTTACAGAAAGTTTCAGGTCAGGGACACAGATGTTGTCCTCTCCACAGTCCAGTAAAATCTGGGCCTGGAAAATCAAGAACATAACAAAagattaaatatatatctgtcctgagctaaatgctaaaaacaaagcaaaatgtgTGATTATTCAAATCAAAGTCATACAGATCAGCTAAGATGACATTCATACTGTACCCTTAATACCTAACCAAATCAAATCATGCTGAGAgagattaaataataataagaataaatatatgCAACAAGTATGTAAGCATCTGGTTTGTGTCCACAAATAATAATAGGAATCTGAAGGGTTGAACTGGAGAGAAGACATGCGTTGGTGCATATAAGGGACAGATGTATGCCTGCTTAGATCATCAAGAGAATCACTATCAGACAAGCATTACAATACATGACAGCCATATGCACCCACAAAATGCACACACCACAGAGGACACAAAAACTAACTTTGCCTTATTTATAGGCAGAAAAGGGGGTGGGGGAGGATAAATAAACTTTTGTATTGACTCTACATGTGTAAAAAGAGAGAATCCTACGGTAGATAATTAGTTCAGCATGATGCTGCAAGTCTTGCGTGTATGGGGTTGATGATATGGATAAGAAATAGAAGTGGGAGATTAGAAGAGTGCAGCACCCTCCCTGTAATCAGACCTCAGTGCACTCTAATTAAAGCCACGGAGAGAGGTTGCCTCCTGCATGGCTCACTAAAGCTGTGTGCTGGCCTGAGCTCAACTGCCCAAGTAAAGGGAAAaactaaaatgatttaaatgttttgttccAGCCACTATAAAGGCTGaaaagttatatatttataatgtttaattttagtACATCAACAAGTAGATCAGTTTGGTATATCAACAAGATCATCAAATGGGAACAATTAACCAATTAAGCAAAACAATCAATGTTGGGCTTAAGGAGCATTTTTTACTCCAAACAGCAGTAAATAACAGGAAGAAATATCATGCATAATttctataaagtaaaaaaaaataggaaaaataaCAATTTTGGTTTACAAGTAAGGCGGCGAAAAAAATAGATGTGCCCATTAAGCAGGAGTAAATGCAAAGGTCACATTTTACACTGAGAATGAAAACAACTCTATAATATTTTCAGCATATTCACACAAATGGATAACTAAGAATATGGGATAGATAGGcttactagaaaaaaaaaattagatttttaagGTCATCGTGTCTGTAGTACTTTATGGGCTCTGGAGATTGCCTGTGTAAAGAGCAAAGTTTCATGAATTCATTACTCCACTATGGTCCATGTGAAGCAAATtatcaagaaaagaaaatttaCTGAGAAACCAGCAACCATCTTATATAGAACCtagtatatagaatatatatcaATAAATTTTGCGTGCACACAGATATATGTAAAGTCACTCTTGTCCTATCAACAatgctttaattctctttcAATTTCACTTTGTTTGACTTTACATAGGGAACACAACAACTTGAACAAGAAGATGTATTACTGTTTTTCCTTCTAAATCAATACTTGGCATGAGAACAACTGTAGATAATGCCTTTAAATTAGGTTTATTCCCAAGTATGGATTGAACACAACACTCAAAAGCATGAAGGTAAATTTGCTATTGAAACTTTAGGTATGTATCTTTGACTGTGTCCATGTGGTGTACATGATATATGACAGCTAAGCTTACATTTACAGAGAGTTTTGCCTATATAGGAAAATTGGGACAAATACAGAATCCACCCAGATGTAAAATGGGCTGTAAAAGACACACCCAAAATCCTATGACTAATAGACCAGTCCACATTAGTCCCGCAAACTACTTCTGTTGGAAATCTCTCCCTGGGTGTATATGCATTGCATTTTCTTTCCAGATCTTTTGGAGCACTTCCCAGATTTATGTTTTGAAAATCTGGATGGGAGGAAAACCTGAGTAAAAGAATGGAGGAAGGAGAACTGGGCATACCCAAAAGCCTGATCTGCAGCTCTTTGAATGCAGaccatatatttaaatgtttataccTTCTGCTCAATTAGCTCAGTGGTCTGGTAGTTGAGAATTGGCCAGAGGCCATGTCTGTCTGCAGGAGCCTGTGCATCCAAACTGAAATTGAGGGCAATAAAGATGGAGGAGAGCTTATCCCGAAAATCCTTTTCATCCTAAGCCAGAACAGAGGACAATAATCAGATACGAGAATCTAAAAAATAAGAACCACCTGAAACAAATTGCAGTGCATttctaaaaattaaaatgaaaacaattttaattcaaatttaaacaaataaaaaaaagccaggTCATATATGATGATCCAGTAGTTTCACTTaacaatattttgtatataaagtgaagttaataaaattgttaatatataaaataatataagttATGGTTATGTTTTAACTCACCCTCAGGTAGATTTTGGTCTCATGGCAGACCTTGGCTTCATTTGGCACTTCAAGCGTCCTCTGCAGGCTGGCCTGCTGAGTGTCCAAAAACAGAGCCCTACGAACAGCTCCCTTCTGCTTCAGCTTATCCAGCTGCACTTCTacattaaacactaacacacacacacacacacagaataagtTTGACTAGATCATAGTGCATGCAGGTATGTAGAAATACTAATGAAAGtggacaaaataaagacaagtaCAAAGCAGTCCCCTCACTTcagtaaaacataaaaacaaaaggctAGACTCAAATAAGCTTTTAATAGCAATGCCAGGATGCAAGAACATCTCACAGACTAGGCTTTTTAATCAGTCTGCAAATATGATTTGATATTATTAGTCTCCCTAATTCTGTATTAATGCAAAGTGCCATGCAATTACCTAGCTAAGTGTTATTATATTACCTTAGATACCACTTTACAGCATCACATAAGTTTTTGGGCAAACCACTAACTTGACTGGGCAGCACACTGGATGTTTCACTTGCCTAGTGGACAGCTAATAAATGCGTTATTAGTCTAGCtctgaaaaataatgtataagcAAAGATAAAGTCATGGAAATATGGAAAGAATTAGATAACCAATATTAAAAGCTGGTAAGCAGGACATGTCCCCACATGTTAGGTTAGGATGCACATGGCAATTAGTTGAAAGTCAAATCTAATGTAGAACTATAAGGAAAATTCCTTCAAGAttctaattataaatatttcatatatagcTACTATTTGAAAGAActgttatatatgtataatagaAGGCAGTTGAGGTCTGTTGGCTCACCTAGTTTTTCTGGAAGGTGCTTTCCATTGGCTGTAAGGCAAAAGCTCAAGTTGACGCTGCAAGAGGTCAAATAAATTGAGACATGAGAGCTATGTATGTGCATGGCAATACATCCTCACATACACATGCTCGGTCACATTTGTACATATACTTTCTCATTGTACAAAGACTGTTTAAGATTTTGATGTTTCATAATTGGAACAAAAAGAGCACTTCTTCgttattatgattatgacactataaaaaaacatatacctTCACAAAAACtatgaaaatgaaaactaaattaaaataaacaaa
This DNA window, taken from Tachysurus fulvidraco isolate hzauxx_2018 chromosome 23, HZAU_PFXX_2.0, whole genome shotgun sequence, encodes the following:
- the itga5 gene encoding integrin alpha-5, producing the protein MGSKRHRSTTVATLFHMDCSLLFTCIFSWTVAFNLDVETPLIYSGPAGSYFGYSVDFYMAQSARDASIIVGAPKANTSQPNITEGGSVFYCPWGRNLSDCSSIEFDRQDNGETQAEFKSHQWFGATVRTHEDSVLACAPLYSWKTQQDTPEADVTGSCYLSIKNFTKFVEYAPCRTEFHGMKGQGYCQGGFSADFTKNGKVVLGGPGSYFWQGQLISAVKEEIIKAYYPGYFLTSVAGQIQTMQKKEINFDDSYMGYSVAVGEFNGDDDEDFVTGVPRGILLHGQVLILNGSLETMKTFIGEQMGSYFGYAVAAADINNDGLTDLLVGAPMFMVRDTDGRLEELGRVYVYLQMGPLELVPHLPHLTGTQIFSRFGSSITPLGDLNQDGFNDIAISSPFGGKDEQGLVFIYNGYAKGLREKPSQVIAGQWSSAATPILPASFGYTMKGGKDMDHNGYPDLIVGAFGADKAVLYRSRPIVNASATLLVYPIMINPEEKTCSISSGNQTSHVSCVNLSFCLTANGKHLPEKLVFNVEVQLDKLKQKGAVRRALFLDTQQASLQRTLEVPNEAKVCHETKIYLRDEKDFRDKLSSIFIALNFSLDAQAPADRHGLWPILNYQTTELIEQKAQILLDCGEDNICVPDLKLSVKGDRKEVYIGDDNALTLTFNARNEGGGAYEAELCVVLPSEADYSGIARNNENLTQLTCSYETENQTRYLICDLGNPMKSGTNLWAGLRFTVPRVQDSQKVVHFDLQVRSKNENNSQSEVVPYKLEVVVKADVILQGVSRPDKIFFPPPYWKVTKNVAVEQDIGPPVEHIYELVNNGPSRISHTLLQLKCPMKLHSQRFMYPLDIITEGPVNCTTYNIVNPMSIKLLQSTVQPPLLNHHIEKRETHKGELADMTNLSCSNVECWTLKCNVGVLEKGTSAILQVRSRIWGETFNTKKYKNFILECVASYKVEKMPYAILPKEIPSGSKMMTTPVVWNKPDSPYDVPLWIIILAILAGLLLLALLIYVLYKLGFFKRTPYGTAMEKAQLKPQAASEA